The Eschrichtius robustus isolate mEscRob2 chromosome 5, mEscRob2.pri, whole genome shotgun sequence DNA window GAAAAACATTCCTTTCATaatttcaacaaacaaaaatgtatttgaagtgaCCCTAAAAGAACTATGGATGACCCGTatcatgaaaattacaaaactttaCTGAATAAATCAGAAGACATGGGAAAATATACCATGGTTCCATAAAGTCTAAATATCATGAAAGTGTCAGTTCTCCCAGATTAATTTGTAGAACTCATGTAATACTTACCAAAGACTCAACAAGGTTTTCCAGGGGTAGAACTTTAAACAGTACTTAACCTcataaaacatatatacacacataaattgttaagagacaattttttaaagaggGTATAATCATGGCTCtaatacagatataaaataaacatatatcaaagattttatttagctcattaattaatgagggaaccaATATAATGTTATCAATTCAAAGGAGAATTCAAAGTACCACACATATGTAGGCAGGTGAGTGTTGAAATGAATTTACAAATAGGTGCAAAACGGGTCAATCAATTGCATTACACTGAACACAACCAATATGCATTTCTATGGACAAATATCATTTGCATTATCAGTTTTGTACAATTTAATAGAGTTGCAGACTAGCTCAAAGGCAATGGGAAATAACCCAGAAGGCTAGACTGGATACTTagtaatctttttctttcttcttcttcctttctttttttgttttcttgtttgcctATTTTGAAATCTTTCACAATTTTTTGGcaacaaatgcaaaataaaacaaaatctttgCATCGTCTCAAGttgcaaagaattttaaaaatgttaaagtctACTGTTGGGTTTtatgatattaaaaaattgaaatcaaccTGGAAGGCCATCAAATAGgtagatggataaataaattacagtACATTCAGTGTTCTAAAACACAATGCAATCCTTTAAACTcatgttttcaaaaaatatttagtgacatGGGAAATGCTAACAAAGTACTGACTGAAAAAAGCAGGCTAAAAACTATGTAGTGAATTTGGtcataagaaaaaatatgtaaaatgaaaaaaaaccaaaacctggcAGGGAAAAATACACCAAAACAGTGGGTATTTCAATGAAGCAAAATTAtgggatattttattttcttctcctttatttttactaCTTCCTTTCTTCTCACCTTTTAttgtctctcctcctcccttaaGACTTTCTTTCTTTGAAGATACTTTTATTTACCAAATCCTATGATACACAATAGATATTAACTCATGTGGCAGCCAGCCAAGCGGGGGAAAGTCATTATCTATTACTGATTCTTCTACCACTGGGCTTGCGACTGCCCTGGAGTAGAAAGAACCCTCTGCTTTTCTGACGGGGGATAGGGTGAATCCTTAAAGTTCTACCCTTTAATGAAATTCCAGGTGTCCACCATGGGCTTAGGTTCTGCCAGCTCCCTGTTGTATCGTGATTGTTTACTTGGGCGAGGACTGGTGAAGTTCTCTGGTGGTGTCTTCATACATGTGTAAAGactgtgttttcttccttctgcagaACCTAAAGGAGCTGGTGGTGGTGGCGGAGGCGGCGGTGGAAGTTTTGGAGGGGGTGGACCACCCGGTTTGGGAGGACTGTTCCAGGCTGGGATGCCAAAGCTGAGATCCACAGCCAACAGGGAAAGTGGTAAGGAGAGTTTCCTTTTCTTAGTTACTGTAGACAAGGCTGAGTCTGGTGGTTTTGAGACTTGGCATCCCCTCTAAGGCACTGTGCCCTGTGAAACATTTTAGATTTCTTGAAATGTTAACACTGTTTTATAAGAGGgactcaagggacttccctggtggcgcagtggttaagaatccgcctgccaatgcaggggacacgggttcaagccctggtccgggaagatcccacatgccgcggagcaactaagcccgtgtgccacaactactgagcctgtgctctagagcccacgagccacaactactgagcccacgtgccacaactactgaagcctgcgcgcctagagcccgtgctccgcaacaagagaagccactgcagtgtgaagcccgtgcactgcaacaaagagtagccccgctcgccacaactagaggaagcccgcactcagcaacgaagacccaacgcagccaaaaataaaagaaataaaataatttttaaaaaaaagagggactctatttagcatctcttttttttcttcttctttttctttttaactcaggATCAGACAGCTCCATCAAGCTGTTAAATATTTGCCCAGTGTCCTTGGGGCAACTTGTActtttttgtacttttctaaAGGGTAAGCTAGAgcgggaagaaaaggaaggagcaaATGGGACTTGCCACCCCTGGAAACTCTGCCTGGTGACCTGGCAGATTCAGCTTTCTTTGTGAGGTAGTCTGACCCACCTGTCGAGTGTAGTAAATACTTATGTCTCTTTTCAAACACACAATGGAGCATGTCATATGGAATATAATTACATCTCTCACAAAATCTAAAAAGGTGTTTTGCCTGACAGACATTTGGCATTTCAGAGCTAGTGATTCTAAGTATTCTCTGCAGGAAGCCTTGGAAATGAGTCCTACAGGATCGTCTGTGAACACGATGGCAGAGGAAAAAGTTAAACCTGGTCATGCCTAAATAAAAAACCTCACAGAGTGTGTGAGGCTCTCCCCTGACTATGACAGCTCAAGGAATTTCACcatgaaactttattttttaatgtttactgtGTTAGAAGAatgttatttctaattctatggtCTTTTAAAATGTCCCCTGGGAAAGTGTGACATTGTCACATTCATATGAAGATAAAGTCACTGAATCTTCAGGGCTACCTGGCTATTTTAGTTTTGGATTGTCAACATATAGAAGGAGACTCAAGAATATGAGAGCTTCTATCTTGCCAGGCCtgcatttaaatttgtttatttaaaacccACTGAAAGGACTTGAGGCAACTGACAAATGCATACATTCAGTACTTTAACAGTAGGTGAAGAAATTCAGGCAAAAGACAACTGGAAGTGAAACAATGAAATGAAGATGGAATTTAAGTTAGTACACAAAATGCTATAGTATTTGCATAGTATACTATCTGCATAATGGGTCCCATCCCTGTAACGTATATGTGGATAGTAACTGCACCTTTAATCCAAACTTGGAAGGTAAAACTTATCACAAGTTGGTGACATAGAACTATATCACACAGTCAAGGAAAATATAGCTCATTTCTAGTGCTaaagtcaaaataaaaaaattctctctAGAGTTCACATTATTCATAAATCCAGCCAAATGTCTCTCATTGTGCCTTGGATAAAATCTGAACGCCTTCTGGCCTACAAGGCTCTTTATGACCCGGCCCCTGCTGGCCACTCAGGCTACGTTTCGTAGGGTTCTCCTCCATGCTCACTGTGCCCCACGCACATAAAAGCCTTGGTTTTTTAACTTGAAGCTCatttccacctcagggcctttgcacctgctggccCTCTGACTGAAgcacttctcttcctcctctccatgGCGGGCCTTAGCTCAAATGTCACATCCTCAGAAGGGCCACCCCCATCTATCCTGGCCTCTCTGGGCATTCTTCATCTCATCAGcctattttagtttctttttagtcCTTATAActatctgaaaatatttatgtttactGGTTTTTAGTTTATCTCCCCCACAAGAACGTAAACTACAAGAGAGCCagatcttttctgttttgtttactccTCTGCCTCCAGCATCTAGAATAATGGCTGGCGTATAGtatagcaggtactcaataaatatttggtacaTTAATTAGCTCATGGTTGAACTGGGTGAAGTTTTTTCAGACTAAGCATTTTTTGAGAATTAGTTTGGGTTCCAAGAGACTCTGGGGCGGTGGTTTGAGTTTTTCCATAactttggttcctctttagttcttcccttTGTTGAACCAAAGCAGTTGAATATTAATTATGCATTAATAGTAGGGTTGTTCTGTCCTGTCAGTATTAAAGTGGAAGTTGACCTAGTAGGGAAAAACGTTGTATAGTTGCCTACTTGTTTGTAGATTAAGACCATCCACTGGTGTCAACTCTTCTAATTAAACTTTGACAGTTTCTTTTTCCCTTGACAGTTTCTTATTTCAATCATAACTCTTccactatatttttccatcctctctTAGAAATTTATCTTTAAAGGTTCTAGGCAAGCCCTCCCATACAGAAACTTATATTGGGCTAACTAATTTCTTCATCTAAGATggctaaattatttttcaaacctGAGAGGTACAGGGTGGGGTTACAGGGATAGtgatggggagaaaagaaaatcattagcAGAAATCCCATGTACCAATGCCATGCTGTTCTCACCTCTTGTAATGAATGGGGATGTCTCCAGAACTCTTACCAACTTCCTCCTGGTTCTTGTCCATCCAGAATGCCAAGAGAGCTCTCCAGAATCCCTTTGAAAGCTGATGGGTTGTGGAATCTGGGAGTAGAAGAGAAACAGAGAGCTGTGATCTGTCCCTCTGCTTCCAGGAAGGACACACAGAACCTAGTTTATATAAATAATAGTTACCTATCGTTTACAGCATCTAGGAAAGGGCTTCCAGTAGCTGGCAATTTACTCTAGTTCTCTGATTTCCTTTAAGGTTCCtaactttctgatttttttttttttttttttttttttttctgttcttcagattcTGGAGGAAGCCGACCCCCGATTTTGCCACCAGGAGGAAGACCCACATCTGCCAAACCTTTCTCCCCCCCAAGTGGCCCAGGGAGGTTCCCTGTGCCTTCTCCAGGCCACAGAAGCGGACCTCCAGAACCTCAGAGGAACCGAATGCCTCCCCCGAGGCCCGACGTGGGCGCGAAGCCTGATAACATTCCGCCTCCAGTGCCTAATACTCCAAGACCCGTTCAGTCAAGTCTGCACAACCGGGGGTCCATCCTAGTGCCCGGGGCCCCCAGGCAGCCCAGCCCCGGGCCgactcctccccctctccccggAAATCGAGGGGCTGCTTTCGGTGGAGGCTCCACCCGCCAGACCCCGTCAGGCTCCTCCTCGCCCTTCTCCAaccggcctcccctcccccctaccCCGAGCAGGGCCTTGGATGACAAAccccctcctccgcctcctccagTGGGCAGCAGGCCCTCCATCCACAGGGAGGCCgtccccccgcctccccctcaGAACAGCAAGCCCCCGGTGCCCTCCACCCCGCGGCCTTCCCCCTCcgcgcaggccccgcccccgcccccgccccccagcaggCCGGGCCCTCCCCCAGTGCCCCCAGGGTCCAGTGGCGTCGGCGACGAAATCCCGAGGCTCCCCCAGCGGAACCTGTCCCTCTCGTCGTCCTCGTCGTCCTCGTCATCTGCGCCTCCCTTACCTTCACCCGGGCGGTCGGGCCCTCTTCCTCCCCCGCCCAGCGAGAGACCCCCTCCTCCGGTGAGGGACCCACCGGGCAGATCAGGTATGGCCAGAGCGCGGTGAGTTGTGCCCCTGTGACCCAGCCAGCCCAGAAGTCACAACCAACTGCACATGAAGAGAGCCCAACAAAAGCTTAAGAACTCTCAGGCTGCTTTGACCTTGGAAGTGACGCATAACCCACATGATTTCCTCTTGACCTCACGTAACCTCTGAGGAGAGTGGGACCCATACTTCTGTCCACGGTTCCCAAGTGAGGAGACTAAGTAACCAATGAAGTGAAATGATCCCAAGCGAGTTAATAAAGAATAGGCAACTAACTCACCTTCCATCTCACCACTCTACCTGCCATCTCCTGAAAGGGAATTTCTGCTGTCTTAACTGGGAACTAAATTCCCATCTCCTGCAGGAGGGCCCATTATTCCAACAAGAAGGGCAGTTATTTAAGAGTGAATGAACTTCTCCTGTACTTCTCTTCATTGGTCAAGCTTTGACACATACTAGAGTCCATTTTGCTGTCTGTTCACATCTCTGACACATAGATCCCTTGGAGAGTCAGATAAAGGTATATAAGGCCTTCTCTCCATAAAAATGCTCATAAGCATAAACTCAAAATTGCCTGCTGTTTCATGGATTGAAGGACCTGCTGAAGCCCTTCTGTGTCCCCACCCAGGGCTGAGAAGCCTGGATCTAAGGGGAGAACCTGCACAGTGTGAAATGAAGTGTGGGGAGTCTGTACTCTCTCTCCTACTTACAATAggtgcttgtttgttttctgtttgttattGATGGATTCAGAAGAACTATCTAGTTTTGGAATTTAACCTTACCATACCTACAGGATGTCTGGAAATGGGGCATTTTTTGCTCTGTGAGAAGCTAACTGACCTTTGACCCCCTGACCTCAGGAACCtaataaacacttttttaaaacagTAGTCCTCAAACTTGACCACAtactggaatcacctgggagctgtaAAAACCACGATGCCTGGGTTCCTACCCCAGGGCTTCTGGTTTCATTGGTCTGGGTTACAAACTGGGCATCAGGATATGTGGAAGCTCCCTGGTGACTGTAATGTGtagcaaagtttgagaaccactcctTCAAACCACTTTGCCAGGGAGAGTCAGCTACAAATATAAAAAGTTGGTAGTCTATTCAATCTAGACATTGTGGCATCTCATTAAGTATGCTTCAATGAACAAATAAGAACAAGTAGTCAGATGAACGAAATGCATCATTTTCTTCTTATCCAACAGGTATGGATTTTCCCCAAAAATGGTTGAGCTGTTTGCTTGGTTCTACCAAATGATTTAATCAACAGATTAAATATTCCCCCAAATAGGATAGGCAGTGATATATATTTGTTGTTTCTTTCAATTACATTAAGTCATACCTGTTTAttatacaaaatacataaaagtataatgaaaataaaaatcatctataATTCTGCCACCACCATCATCCAGATATAACATTGTTTATATAccctttcagtctttttaaaatgcatatatatacatgtttgcAAAATTAGTATCATACTACATATATTGTTTgctaatttgctttttatttaacaTAGCTCATTAACATTTTCTGATATGACTAACTCTTCTTTTACAACCTGACTtctaatggctgcataatattaaaTCAAAAGTACCTTGGCTTATTTATTAGTCACGTGGTCATACAGGTCATCTCTAGAGTTTTGCTGTTGCAGATAATGCAGGGATACATTCTTGTAGCTAAATATTTGTGCACATCTCTGTGTATTTCTTTTGGATGAATtcctaggaatggaatttctaGGACAATGGATGTGCATAGTAAACTATGGATTTCATAGGTATTGCCAAATTGGCCTCTAGAAAATtcccaccaatttacatttccacaaggAACCTATGAGAAGTCATCAAGGGCCATCTATATTTTGAGAGGTGGCTTGGCTTCATTGTTAGGGGAGTGTTTTAGAATTTGACAGAATGGAGTCAAATCCTATTCTTCCACTCATTAGTGTACTGATTTGGGCTCTTTAACCTTCCAACACCTCTGAGGCTCACCTGCTGTCCTGACACTCCTCGGggctgttgtaagaatta harbors:
- the WIPF1 gene encoding WAS/WASL-interacting protein family member 1, which encodes MPVPPPPAPPPPPTFALANTEKPALSKSEQAGRNALLSDISKGKKLKKTVTNDRSAPILDKPKGAGGGGGGGGGSFGGGGPPGLGGLFQAGMPKLRSTANRESDSGGSRPPILPPGGRPTSAKPFSPPSGPGRFPVPSPGHRSGPPEPQRNRMPPPRPDVGAKPDNIPPPVPNTPRPVQSSLHNRGSILVPGAPRQPSPGPTPPPLPGNRGAAFGGGSTRQTPSGSSSPFSNRPPLPPTPSRALDDKPPPPPPPVGSRPSIHREAVPPPPPQNSKPPVPSTPRPSPSAQAPPPPPPPSRPGPPPVPPGSSGVGDEIPRLPQRNLSLSSSSSSSSSAPPLPSPGRSGPLPPPPSERPPPPVRDPPGRSGPLPPPPPMNRNGSTSRALPATPQLPSRSGIDSPRSGPRPPLPPDRPGTGVPPPPPPSTSIRNGFQDSSCEDEWESRFFFHPISDLPPPEPYVPTTKSYPSKLARNESRSGSNRRERGAPPLPPIPR